The following coding sequences lie in one Polluticoccus soli genomic window:
- the priA gene encoding replication restart helicase PriA — MSHAIVYLAAVMQPLLSTNGTGALFADIILPLNLSRTLTYGVPVDMQGAIRTGMRVEVSLGKNKVYSGIVDRLHHEKPELYEVKPIRQLIDEEPVVNDTQLQFWKWIGDYYMAEPGEVMQAALPAHLKLQGETRLQWAPQDIDVVYEWSDAAYPAAESLENRGELTMTELRSITGARHFNGVLQELIENQVVIIKDALEPEYRPKKERVVTLAEEFTGDEALHALFDELSRAPKQLELLMAYIELSMKNGTVRQADIIERTSATAAQVKALADKGIFKVKEVEVDRLVFGKKQEEKEIVFTLAQQKAYDELLQSMDEKDVVLLEGVTGSGKTLLYVDRVKAAIAEGKQAILLLPEIGLTTQLVSRLYAYFGDDLGVYHSRFSNNERVEIWEKVRTGKYKVVAGPRSALWLPYNNIGIIVADEEHDASYKQKDPAPRFHARDAAIYLASLHKAKVILGSATPSVESLYNAQQGKYGYVQLKERYQGVRMPGIELVNAKSLEAVRQLGYKLLTPELQQAMGEALQNKKQVILFQNRRGYAPFQLCMVCGWVPQCKNCAVALTYHKSTDKLHCHYCGQKSAVIHSCPSCGSNRLQSKTFGTEKIEEEVQQLFPKARVARMDVDSMRGKQTLSQLLDQLAKQKVDILVGTQMVVKGLDFAPVSLVGILSADSLLSYPDFRVNERAFQLMEQVSGRAGRADGAGRVIIQVHNLQHPVLKWVQEHDVRAYYDHEIKYREYFAYPPFSRLIKVIFKHKDEPKTIEAANVMAQAVSKIEGIIIQGPGPAVVSRVRNLYVQEIWIKCPRDRRVINEVKSVIRTQRQAITTTKGNNALQVLPDVDPVS; from the coding sequence TTGTCACACGCGATTGTCTATCTTGCAGCAGTTATGCAGCCCCTGCTTTCCACAAACGGTACCGGCGCCCTTTTTGCAGATATTATACTTCCGCTAAATCTTTCTCGCACACTTACTTATGGTGTGCCTGTAGATATGCAGGGGGCTATCCGCACGGGTATGCGCGTAGAAGTATCGCTGGGGAAGAACAAGGTCTATTCCGGCATTGTTGACAGGCTGCACCACGAAAAACCCGAGTTATACGAGGTTAAACCCATCCGCCAGCTGATAGACGAGGAGCCGGTGGTAAATGACACACAGCTCCAGTTCTGGAAATGGATAGGTGATTACTATATGGCCGAGCCCGGCGAAGTAATGCAGGCAGCACTGCCTGCCCACCTTAAGCTGCAGGGCGAAACCCGGCTGCAATGGGCTCCTCAGGATATAGATGTGGTGTACGAGTGGAGCGACGCAGCCTATCCCGCTGCCGAATCGCTCGAAAACCGCGGTGAGCTCACCATGACCGAGTTGCGCAGCATCACGGGCGCCAGGCATTTCAATGGAGTGCTGCAGGAGCTGATCGAGAACCAGGTGGTGATCATTAAAGATGCGCTGGAGCCGGAATACCGTCCCAAGAAGGAGCGGGTGGTAACGCTGGCCGAAGAGTTTACGGGCGACGAAGCACTGCATGCTTTGTTCGACGAGCTGTCGCGCGCGCCTAAGCAACTGGAACTGCTGATGGCCTACATCGAACTGTCGATGAAGAATGGCACGGTGCGGCAGGCAGATATCATTGAGCGGACCAGCGCCACGGCTGCGCAGGTAAAGGCACTGGCCGACAAAGGCATTTTCAAAGTAAAAGAAGTTGAAGTAGACCGGCTGGTGTTTGGCAAAAAGCAGGAGGAAAAAGAGATAGTATTCACCCTCGCACAGCAAAAAGCTTACGATGAACTGCTGCAAAGCATGGACGAAAAAGATGTGGTGCTGCTGGAAGGTGTAACCGGTAGCGGTAAAACGCTACTGTATGTAGATAGAGTGAAGGCTGCTATTGCTGAAGGCAAACAGGCCATACTGCTACTCCCGGAGATAGGATTGACCACGCAACTCGTTAGTCGCTTATATGCATACTTCGGCGACGACCTCGGTGTATACCATTCACGTTTCAGCAACAATGAGCGTGTAGAGATATGGGAAAAGGTGCGGACGGGCAAGTATAAAGTAGTTGCAGGCCCGCGCTCTGCGTTATGGCTTCCTTATAACAACATCGGCATCATCGTTGCCGACGAAGAGCACGATGCTTCTTACAAACAAAAAGACCCGGCTCCGCGCTTTCACGCGCGCGATGCTGCTATATACCTTGCCTCTCTACACAAAGCAAAAGTGATACTCGGTTCTGCCACACCAAGCGTGGAAAGCCTGTACAATGCACAACAAGGCAAGTATGGCTATGTGCAGTTAAAAGAGCGCTACCAGGGCGTGCGCATGCCGGGTATCGAACTGGTGAATGCGAAATCGCTGGAGGCTGTACGGCAGTTGGGATATAAACTGTTGACACCGGAATTGCAGCAGGCAATGGGCGAAGCGCTGCAGAACAAAAAGCAGGTCATACTGTTCCAGAACCGCAGGGGTTATGCACCTTTCCAGCTGTGCATGGTATGCGGCTGGGTGCCTCAGTGTAAAAACTGCGCGGTGGCGCTCACCTATCACAAAAGCACCGATAAACTGCATTGCCACTATTGCGGACAGAAATCCGCGGTTATTCATAGCTGCCCTTCATGCGGCAGCAATCGCCTGCAGAGCAAAACCTTCGGCACGGAGAAGATAGAAGAAGAAGTACAGCAATTATTCCCTAAGGCACGCGTAGCGCGCATGGACGTTGACAGCATGCGCGGCAAGCAAACGCTGTCACAACTGCTGGACCAACTGGCCAAACAAAAAGTAGACATATTGGTGGGCACCCAGATGGTAGTAAAGGGACTGGACTTCGCACCTGTGTCTTTAGTAGGTATCCTTAGCGCCGACAGCCTGTTAAGCTATCCCGATTTTCGCGTTAATGAACGCGCATTCCAGCTGATGGAGCAGGTGAGCGGCCGCGCAGGTCGCGCCGATGGTGCCGGCCGTGTGATCATACAGGTGCACAACCTGCAACACCCGGTTTTGAAATGGGTGCAGGAACACGATGTGCGCGCTTACTACGATCACGAGATAAAATACCGCGAGTACTTTGCCTATCCTCCGTTCTCAAGGCTTATCAAGGTAATATTCAAACACAAAGACGAACCCAAAACCATCGAAGCTGCCAACGTCATGGCTCAGGCAGTGTCCAAGATCGAGGGCATTATCATACAAGGGCCGGGTCCCGCTGTGGTTTCGCGCGTGCGTAATCTTTATGTACAGGAGATCTGGATAAAATGTCCCCGCGACCGCCGTGTCATCAACGAAGTAAAATCCGTGATCCGCACCCAGCGACAAGCCATCACTACGACAAAGGGTAACAATGCCTTGCAGGTACTCCCTGATGTAGATCCCGTATCATAA
- a CDS encoding VOC family protein — translation MANNRVVHFEIQADDIERAKKFYENTFGWQVPQMMKESEGGMMDYWGLVTGPDGTPGINGGLYKRGSDKLYTYDCTIMVDDVDKAMEDVKKNGGKIRVEKAEIPGVGFFAGCEDTEGNRFGLMQATEWKP, via the coding sequence ATGGCAAACAACCGCGTCGTTCATTTTGAGATACAGGCCGATGATATCGAAAGGGCCAAGAAGTTTTACGAGAATACATTTGGCTGGCAGGTGCCGCAGATGATGAAGGAATCGGAAGGCGGCATGATGGATTACTGGGGACTGGTGACCGGTCCTGATGGAACTCCCGGCATCAACGGCGGCCTCTACAAACGTGGCAGCGATAAGCTATATACTTACGACTGCACCATCATGGTAGATGACGTAGACAAAGCAATGGAAGACGTGAAGAAGAATGGTGGTAAGATACGCGTGGAGAAAGCCGAGATACCTGGTGTTGGTTTTTTTGCAGGCTGCGAGGATACCGAGGGTAATCGTTTTGGTTTGATGCAGGCTACTGAATGGAAACCTTAG
- a CDS encoding glycosyltransferase, whose protein sequence is MESNNPKQILIVPLDWGLGHTTRCVPLIRYLQQLGHHITVGGNEWQRKYITETFPGIETIHLDGYNVSYSKHGKGFMFAILQQIPKLLRNVRKEHEWLIELSEKRKFDGIISDNRYGLFHPTIPSVIMTHQVLAQTGMGNTADSLLRRLHYRFLTRFGQCWVVDVPGIPNLSGKLGHPSPMPRNAKFAGLLSQIIPNAHIAEDHLLVLLSGPEPQRTMLSHILWEQLKDHKGKVVFVEGSDKAPRQANNSTFGQNGRYFLRITKDSLQPLIEDASIVICRSGYSTLMDLAVLYKKAILIPTPGQTEQEYLGKHLHKEGVFFHAPQKNFDLQHALTDAQLFPFKKLELHGAHELYKGVVEEWVKSL, encoded by the coding sequence TTGGAAAGCAATAATCCTAAGCAAATATTAATAGTTCCACTCGACTGGGGCCTTGGTCACACCACCCGGTGCGTGCCGCTCATCCGCTACCTGCAGCAGCTGGGGCATCATATAACCGTTGGCGGCAATGAGTGGCAGCGCAAGTATATAACTGAAACTTTCCCCGGCATAGAAACTATCCACCTGGACGGCTACAACGTGAGCTATAGCAAACACGGCAAAGGGTTCATGTTCGCCATATTGCAGCAAATACCCAAACTGCTGCGCAATGTGCGCAAGGAACATGAATGGCTGATCGAATTGTCAGAGAAGCGCAAGTTCGATGGTATTATTTCTGATAACCGGTATGGATTGTTTCATCCAACTATCCCTTCGGTCATCATGACGCACCAGGTGCTGGCACAAACCGGCATGGGTAATACCGCTGACAGCCTGCTGCGCCGACTGCATTATCGTTTCCTCACTCGTTTCGGGCAATGCTGGGTGGTCGATGTACCGGGCATACCCAACCTGAGTGGCAAACTGGGCCATCCCAGTCCCATGCCACGAAACGCAAAATTTGCCGGGCTGCTCTCGCAGATCATTCCAAATGCGCACATAGCCGAGGACCATTTGCTGGTATTACTTTCCGGCCCTGAACCACAGCGCACCATGTTGTCGCATATACTTTGGGAACAACTAAAAGACCATAAAGGCAAAGTAGTTTTTGTAGAGGGTTCCGACAAAGCTCCGCGACAAGCTAACAATTCCACCTTCGGACAGAACGGAAGATATTTTCTCCGCATCACGAAAGACTCACTGCAACCGTTGATAGAAGATGCCTCAATCGTCATTTGCCGTAGCGGCTACTCAACCTTAATGGATCTGGCAGTGCTGTACAAGAAAGCCATCCTCATACCCACACCTGGACAAACCGAACAGGAATACCTCGGCAAACACCTGCACAAAGAAGGCGTATTTTTTCATGCTCCACAAAAGAACTTTGACCTGCAACATGCACTGACCGATGCACAATTATTCCCTTTCAAGAAGTTAGAGCTGCATGGCGCGCATGAGTTGTATAAGGGTGTAGTGGAAGAGTGGGTGAAGAGTTTGTAA
- a CDS encoding ferritin-like domain-containing protein yields MKEELKETSAIAQKDLSRRQFLSYAGLAGAGLVIASCNKDDDGPEPADGSVDLGSEDWGLLNYMFALKQLSAAFYTGFAARLNPDGPIAESQQIPEMRDHEIAHRELLRDMLGTKVIEDFQFFLDNKVEFTNREAALGAARDIEQALISGFLGIAGRFASAQYLEQIAKMMSVNGRHLGYVNDGLAPNDFAHGLNAEQMDVAKTPEQVLASLSKYYPKEISTKHIPKQ; encoded by the coding sequence ATGAAAGAAGAATTGAAGGAAACTTCTGCCATTGCGCAAAAAGACCTGTCGCGCAGGCAGTTCCTCAGCTATGCAGGTCTCGCAGGTGCGGGACTGGTGATAGCCTCGTGCAATAAAGATGACGATGGTCCGGAACCGGCTGACGGCTCAGTAGACCTGGGTTCGGAAGATTGGGGTCTGCTCAACTATATGTTTGCCCTCAAACAACTGAGTGCTGCATTTTATACAGGCTTCGCGGCAAGACTTAATCCTGACGGCCCGATAGCTGAATCGCAACAAATACCTGAAATGCGCGACCATGAGATCGCACACCGCGAACTGCTGCGCGATATGCTGGGTACAAAGGTGATCGAAGATTTCCAGTTCTTCCTCGATAATAAAGTTGAATTTACCAATCGTGAAGCTGCTTTGGGTGCAGCCAGGGATATTGAACAGGCATTGATCTCGGGATTCCTCGGCATTGCAGGTCGTTTCGCATCAGCTCAATACCTGGAGCAGATTGCCAAGATGATGTCTGTGAACGGCAGGCACCTCGGTTATGTAAATGATGGGCTGGCTCCTAACGACTTTGCTCATGGCTTGAACGCTGAGCAAATGGATGTGGCCAAAACACCCGAGCAGGTGCTTGCATCGCTGAGTAAATATTATCCCAAGGAGATATCGACCAAGCATATACCTAAACAATAA
- a CDS encoding ferritin-like domain-containing protein has translation MKLNTILKAIQEEGTDKVDSRRGLFKSFGSKVMLASLPLAAGSLFRTAKAQTAGELIEALNLVLTWEQFGEAFYTKVLNEGPVFGSVGARTAFELLLAQKQKHIAYLSAVIHDGGGVPATAPTFDITGGSGSGTGPFAESLVNFIKMLELAQTIEDTTIRVQKGTVTKLMVNDTFLAAVLSIHTATGRYAAKVRKMRKDAGVVGIRPWVTGSNSDTENSYLQSYYHGESITVQSGIDMIGLNAQDLKFDAVTQAFDEPMTKERAAEILDSFIDV, from the coding sequence ATGAAGCTTAATACTATACTCAAAGCGATACAGGAAGAAGGAACTGATAAGGTTGACAGCCGGAGGGGCCTTTTTAAAAGTTTCGGGTCGAAGGTGATGCTGGCATCACTGCCGTTGGCAGCGGGTTCATTGTTCAGGACCGCTAAGGCACAAACAGCTGGTGAACTGATAGAAGCATTGAACCTTGTGTTGACCTGGGAACAGTTTGGCGAAGCATTTTACACCAAGGTGTTGAATGAGGGCCCTGTTTTTGGTTCGGTAGGTGCGCGAACAGCATTCGAATTACTCCTGGCACAAAAACAAAAACACATAGCTTATCTAAGCGCAGTAATACACGATGGCGGTGGTGTGCCAGCTACAGCACCAACATTCGACATTACAGGCGGAAGTGGCTCGGGCACTGGTCCGTTTGCAGAGTCGCTGGTGAATTTCATAAAAATGCTGGAACTAGCGCAAACCATTGAGGATACTACCATACGTGTCCAAAAGGGAACGGTAACCAAGCTGATGGTAAATGATACTTTCCTGGCTGCCGTGCTGAGTATACACACCGCAACTGGCAGGTATGCAGCTAAAGTGCGTAAGATGCGCAAGGATGCGGGCGTTGTTGGAATTCGTCCATGGGTTACAGGCAGCAACAGCGATACAGAGAATTCTTACCTGCAATCTTATTACCACGGTGAATCGATCACCGTACAATCAGGTATCGACATGATCGGGCTGAACGCACAGGATCTGAAATTCGATGCTGTAACACAGGCATTCGATGAGCCGATGACGAAAGAGCGCGCCGCTGAAATCCTCGATTCTTTTATTGACGTTTAA